In a single window of the Micromonospora sp. WMMD1155 genome:
- a CDS encoding glycosyltransferase family 2 protein, translating to MAAPLLSVLLISWNTREQTRQCLESLAATAPADLNYEVVAVDNASSDGSADMLADQPRVRLIRNSHNTGFAAAVNQAYRRSTGQLVLLLNSDVRFHPGALSRMIDHLRERPDVAGVSPLYLNPDGTFQQHYVQQPSFAATIALVTALRRLPGFRQALHRFQMRGEDFSRPRQLASGSCMLLRRTVLGRQTIFDEAFPIYWNDAILARQLEQAGHQLWMIPDAVVTHTRGASCRLLGPSIRFRHLLGSMVTYLRTTQPRHRMAVFQVALVLDHLVKRLLGRPVQLGMVDLLAALRGDVGPLPDGDTRDWVVLFSRHRWSVERHQAVAGQLAPGQRLLFVDPPGRRPRWRSETIPIGSAAWRAIAPTALPLGDALPPINWINRRIAAGVLRGWLDRQAGARLLRLDDERARPVLGRLGEDEVLSPAAPRPMERSGHG from the coding sequence ATGGCCGCCCCGCTGCTGTCGGTCCTGCTGATCAGTTGGAACACGCGCGAGCAGACCCGGCAGTGCCTGGAGTCGCTGGCCGCGACCGCCCCCGCCGACCTGAACTACGAGGTCGTGGCCGTCGACAACGCCTCCTCCGACGGCTCCGCCGACATGCTCGCCGACCAACCCCGGGTCCGCCTGATCCGCAACAGCCACAACACCGGCTTCGCCGCCGCCGTGAACCAGGCGTATCGCCGCTCGACCGGGCAGTTGGTGCTGCTACTCAACAGCGACGTCCGGTTCCACCCGGGCGCGCTGTCCCGGATGATCGACCATCTGCGGGAGCGGCCGGACGTGGCCGGAGTCAGCCCGCTCTACCTCAACCCGGACGGCACGTTCCAGCAGCACTACGTCCAGCAGCCCAGCTTCGCGGCCACCATCGCGCTCGTCACCGCGCTGCGTCGACTACCCGGGTTCCGCCAGGCGCTACACCGGTTCCAGATGCGCGGCGAGGACTTCAGCCGCCCCCGGCAACTCGCCTCCGGCAGCTGCATGCTGCTGCGCCGTACGGTGCTCGGACGGCAGACCATCTTCGACGAGGCGTTCCCGATCTACTGGAACGACGCCATCCTCGCCCGGCAACTCGAGCAGGCCGGACACCAGCTGTGGATGATCCCGGACGCGGTGGTGACGCACACCCGGGGCGCGTCCTGCCGGCTGCTCGGACCGTCCATCCGCTTCCGACACCTGCTGGGCAGCATGGTCACCTACCTGCGAACCACCCAGCCCCGGCACCGGATGGCGGTGTTCCAGGTCGCCCTGGTCCTCGACCACCTCGTCAAGCGGCTCCTCGGCCGCCCCGTACAGCTCGGAATGGTCGACCTGCTCGCCGCGCTGCGCGGCGACGTCGGCCCGCTACCCGACGGCGACACCCGCGACTGGGTGGTGTTGTTCAGCCGCCACCGGTGGTCGGTCGAACGGCACCAGGCGGTGGCGGGCCAGTTGGCGCCCGGGCAACGGTTGCTCTTCGTCGACCCGCCGGGCCGTCGTCCCCGCTGGCGCTCCGAGACGATCCCGATCGGCTCGGCAGCCTGGCGCGCGATCGCGCCGACCGCGCTGCCGCTGGGTGACGCGCTGCCGCCGATCAACTGGATCAACCGGCGGATCGCGGCCGGTGTGCTGCGTGGCTGGCTGGACCGGCAGGCCGGCGCCCGCCTGCTGCGGCTCGACGACGAGCGGGCCCGCCCGGTGCTGGGCCGACTCGGTGAGGACGAGGTGCTGTCGCCGGCAGCACCCCGGCCGATGGAACGGTCGGGTCATGGCTGA
- a CDS encoding class I SAM-dependent methyltransferase, which translates to MKLDGIELVRCRLCGRAGGHSPTLGDLLWSCADCGFVWTAGDAPDPEELYDEAYYTTDGYQEYFASAGQRRFEAARRLRWLLSATRPTALLEAGCAGGYFLEAAHHAGINATGIEVSHAAATYARDHLHMPVRQGYFETIAPTLTADTICAFHVLEHVQDPRTFLHAAHTALTPGGWLALEVPNIASAAARRLGTHWPAIAPAYHRWHFAPDTLSRMLVETGFRVISHDTVFSRFYWRPAARWRNARNLLVADVAASGSPRVTHPRQGDLLRIFARRDDRRMS; encoded by the coding sequence ATGAAACTGGATGGGATCGAGCTGGTCCGCTGCCGGCTCTGCGGCCGTGCCGGCGGGCACTCGCCGACGCTCGGCGACCTGCTCTGGAGCTGCGCCGACTGCGGGTTCGTCTGGACGGCCGGCGACGCGCCGGACCCGGAGGAGCTGTACGACGAGGCGTACTACACCACCGACGGATACCAGGAGTACTTCGCCTCGGCCGGCCAGCGCCGGTTCGAGGCGGCCCGCCGGCTGCGCTGGCTGCTCTCTGCCACCCGCCCCACCGCGCTGCTCGAAGCCGGCTGCGCCGGCGGCTACTTCCTCGAAGCCGCCCACCACGCCGGCATCAACGCCACCGGCATCGAAGTCAGCCACGCCGCCGCCACCTACGCCCGCGACCACCTCCACATGCCCGTACGCCAGGGCTACTTCGAAACCATCGCACCCACCCTCACCGCCGACACCATCTGCGCCTTCCACGTCCTCGAACACGTCCAAGACCCCCGAACCTTCCTGCACGCCGCACACACCGCCCTCACCCCCGGCGGCTGGCTCGCCCTCGAAGTCCCCAACATCGCCTCCGCCGCCGCCCGACGACTCGGCACCCACTGGCCCGCCATCGCTCCGGCGTACCACCGGTGGCACTTCGCCCCGGACACGCTCAGCAGGATGCTGGTGGAGACCGGCTTCCGGGTCATCTCCCACGACACCGTCTTCTCGCGGTTCTACTGGCGACCGGCGGCCCGGTGGCGCAACGCGCGGAACCTCCTGGTCGCCGACGTCGCCGCCAGCGGTTCGCCCCGGGTGACACACCCGCGGCAGGGTGACCTGCTGCGGATCTTCGCCCGCCGGGACGACCGGAGGATGTCGTGA
- a CDS encoding class I SAM-dependent methyltransferase → MSVESRTARCLVCGPRQDHRPELGGLLRRCGACGFAWTAQEQAEADGRYDEDYFADGGYDDYFRAGPRRFEAGRRLRWLLSATRPTALLEAGCAGGYFLEAAHHAGINATGIEVSHAAATYARDHLHMPVRQGYFETIAPTLTADTICAFHVLEHVQDPRTFLHAAHTALTPGGWLALEVPNIASAAARRLGTHWPGLQPRYHRWHFTPATLVRLVTDAGFEVVQQDTTVFRYYMPLRYRLRHARHLLPADLIGLRSPRLTHPHLGDLLRVIARTPQNRRSTR, encoded by the coding sequence ATGAGCGTGGAGAGCCGTACCGCCCGGTGCCTCGTGTGCGGACCGCGGCAGGACCACCGGCCGGAACTGGGTGGGCTGCTGCGCCGCTGCGGGGCCTGCGGGTTCGCCTGGACCGCGCAGGAGCAGGCCGAGGCGGACGGCCGCTACGACGAGGACTACTTCGCCGACGGCGGCTACGACGACTACTTCCGGGCCGGGCCGCGCCGGTTCGAGGCGGGCCGGCGGCTGCGCTGGCTGCTCTCTGCCACCCGCCCCACCGCGCTGCTCGAAGCCGGCTGCGCCGGCGGCTACTTCCTCGAAGCCGCCCACCACGCCGGCATCAACGCCACCGGCATCGAAGTCAGCCACGCCGCCGCCACCTACGCCCGCGACCACCTCCACATGCCCGTACGCCAGGGCTACTTCGAAACCATCGCACCCACCCTCACCGCCGACACCATCTGCGCCTTCCACGTCCTCGAACACGTCCAAGACCCCCGAACCTTCCTGCACGCCGCACACACCGCCCTCACCCCCGGCGGCTGGCTCGCCCTCGAAGTCCCCAACATCGCCTCCGCCGCCGCCCGACGACTCGGCACCCACTGGCCGGGTCTGCAACCGCGCTATCACCGCTGGCACTTCACCCCCGCGACGCTGGTCCGGCTCGTGACCGACGCCGGCTTCGAGGTGGTCCAGCAAGACACCACGGTCTTCCGCTACTACATGCCGCTGCGGTACCGGTTGCGGCACGCACGGCACCTCCTGCCCGCCGACCTGATCGGGCTCCGCTCACCGCGGCTGACCCATCCGCACCTCGGCGACCTGCTCCGGGTGATCGCCCGGACGCCACAAAACCGACGGAGTACCCGATGA
- a CDS encoding oligosaccharide flippase family protein: MGSATDAVDTRVTRNTASMLGARVVMAVSGLVSVPVVYQHLGPREFGVWIVLAGLLTMAALIDLGLGSALVREVARAGGAVDRDLVRRLLGLALGWAVLLGLLTVGALGVCWPWLTGLLRLGDLADEAWHATLWLVLGLVAGAVELPWRAVLEGGQRYGALAAISAGTAVLSAALAILVVRLGGGLAALAASAAATGVIRTLLLAGAARRQRPDLSPRWGRLRLRDVRRIGGYGMQVQVSAGAGMVNVELDRLVLGGVFGPAVAGDFDLGTRLLNLLRLPPGLALVVLFPAAVARSVTRGADWLDRIHLAATRYLALFLAPAAAALMVSADPLVRLWLGHQVPWATVNILVLTPAYALNLISGATTVVARAEGRPGLETRYVLLSVVLNLALTVPLIWLCGPLGVPLSTALAVVLSTAYFLFYFHAATARRLMPLARAIWPPIAVSVAAGLVANAASRYLPDGPGRLDAALAVSSRAGLTLLVAAVLLVVGGHVSASDRMRLHRLLRAPAAILSPGTGGPR; this comes from the coding sequence GTGGGTAGTGCCACCGACGCGGTCGACACCCGGGTCACCCGCAACACGGCCAGCATGCTTGGCGCGCGGGTGGTCATGGCGGTGTCCGGCCTGGTCTCGGTGCCGGTCGTCTACCAGCACCTCGGGCCCCGGGAGTTCGGCGTCTGGATCGTGCTGGCCGGCCTGCTGACCATGGCCGCACTGATCGATCTCGGACTCGGCTCGGCGCTGGTGCGCGAGGTGGCCAGGGCCGGCGGCGCGGTCGACCGCGACCTGGTGCGCCGGCTGCTCGGGCTGGCGCTGGGCTGGGCCGTGCTGCTCGGTCTGCTCACCGTGGGAGCGCTCGGCGTCTGCTGGCCGTGGCTCACCGGGCTGTTGCGGTTGGGCGACCTCGCCGACGAGGCGTGGCACGCGACGCTCTGGCTGGTCCTCGGCCTGGTGGCCGGTGCCGTCGAGCTGCCCTGGCGTGCCGTGCTCGAAGGCGGCCAGCGGTATGGGGCACTCGCGGCGATCAGCGCCGGCACCGCCGTGCTCAGCGCGGCACTGGCCATTCTCGTGGTACGGCTCGGCGGGGGGCTGGCGGCTTTGGCCGCCTCCGCCGCCGCCACCGGTGTGATCCGCACTCTCCTGCTCGCCGGGGCCGCCCGCCGACAGCGCCCGGACTTGTCACCGCGCTGGGGACGGCTGCGCCTGCGCGACGTACGCCGGATCGGCGGGTACGGCATGCAGGTGCAGGTGTCCGCCGGCGCCGGCATGGTCAACGTGGAACTCGACCGCCTCGTCCTCGGCGGCGTCTTCGGTCCCGCCGTCGCCGGTGACTTCGACCTGGGCACCCGCCTGCTCAATCTGTTGCGCCTGCCGCCGGGCCTCGCCCTGGTCGTGCTGTTCCCCGCGGCGGTCGCCCGCTCGGTCACCCGCGGCGCCGACTGGCTGGACCGGATCCACCTGGCGGCCACCCGCTACCTGGCCCTGTTTCTCGCGCCGGCCGCCGCGGCCCTGATGGTCAGCGCCGACCCGCTGGTCCGGCTGTGGCTGGGACACCAGGTCCCCTGGGCCACGGTGAACATCCTCGTGCTCACTCCCGCCTACGCCCTCAACCTGATCAGCGGGGCGACGACGGTGGTGGCCCGCGCCGAGGGCCGCCCCGGGCTGGAGACGCGGTACGTGCTGCTCTCCGTCGTGCTCAACCTGGCGCTCACAGTGCCGCTGATCTGGCTCTGCGGGCCGCTGGGCGTACCCCTGTCCACCGCCCTGGCCGTGGTGCTCAGCACCGCGTACTTCCTGTTCTACTTCCACGCCGCGACGGCCCGGCGGCTGATGCCGCTGGCACGGGCGATCTGGCCGCCGATCGCCGTGTCGGTCGCGGCCGGACTGGTCGCCAACGCGGCGAGCCGGTACCTGCCGGACGGCCCGGGACGCCTCGACGCCGCCCTCGCGGTCTCCAGCCGCGCGGGTCTGACCCTGCTCGTGGCCGCCGTGTTGCTGGTGGTCGGCGGGCACGTCAGCGCGAGCGACCGGATGCGGCTGCACCGGCTGCTGCGCGCTCCCGCAGCCATCCTGTCGCCGGGCACGGGCGGTCCACGATGA
- a CDS encoding sugar transferase, with product MVIEPDDVPPVPDRLDEEFDVAARLPMPSRAEDVTAVLTRVRPRLLLLKHSLESVDERLMTSCLSAGVEILVLARPVYGLLRAPAMARFGGLPWIRLGFGARRPRHERLKRAFDLAVILLSAVVVIPLIALIAAVISFTGPPFYLQERVGAGGRPFRLVKFRTMRVGAEQATGPVLAQPDDARVTRVGRWLRRARLDELPQLWNVVRGEMSLVGPRPERPEFIAGFDRLPHYDLRHLIRPGLTGIAQLTGGYAATVEDKLRCDLLYLNCRSMRVDLALLLLTVVELFRGFPRG from the coding sequence ATGGTCATCGAGCCGGACGACGTCCCCCCGGTTCCCGACCGGCTCGACGAGGAGTTCGACGTCGCCGCCCGGCTGCCGATGCCGTCGCGCGCCGAGGACGTCACGGCGGTCCTCACCCGTGTCCGGCCCCGACTCCTGCTGCTCAAGCACTCGCTGGAGAGCGTCGACGAGCGACTCATGACCAGTTGCCTGAGCGCCGGAGTCGAGATCCTGGTGCTGGCCCGACCGGTCTACGGGTTGCTGCGGGCGCCGGCGATGGCCCGCTTCGGCGGGCTGCCGTGGATCCGCCTCGGCTTCGGCGCGCGCCGGCCCCGACACGAACGACTCAAGCGGGCCTTCGACCTGGCCGTGATCCTGCTCAGCGCCGTCGTCGTGATCCCGCTGATCGCGCTGATCGCCGCCGTGATCTCGTTCACCGGTCCACCGTTCTACCTGCAGGAGCGCGTCGGCGCGGGCGGCCGGCCGTTCCGGCTGGTCAAGTTCCGGACCATGCGCGTCGGCGCGGAACAGGCCACCGGCCCCGTCCTCGCCCAACCCGACGACGCCCGGGTCACCCGGGTCGGACGCTGGCTCCGGCGCGCCCGCCTCGACGAACTCCCTCAACTGTGGAACGTCGTACGCGGCGAGATGAGCCTCGTCGGCCCACGCCCCGAGCGCCCCGAGTTCATCGCCGGCTTCGACCGCCTGCCGCACTACGACCTGCGGCACCTGATCCGCCCGGGCCTGACCGGCATCGCGCAACTCACCGGCGGCTACGCGGCGACCGTGGAGGACAAGCTCCGCTGCGACCTGCTCTACCTCAACTGCCGGTCGATGCGGGTCGACCTGGCCCTGCTGCTGCTGACCGTCGTCGAACTGTTCCGGGGGTTCCCCCGTGGGTAG
- a CDS encoding NAD-dependent epimerase/dehydratase family protein yields the protein MVLPDIAVSPEPAAIPVPRRVLVIGGAGFIGSHVVARLMLMGSEVRVLDNFSTGRLENLADAAYGGLTEADVVTGDIRTPEGLEIVHQWQPEVVVHLAAQPSVPAARRSPLYDADVNVFGTVNVLDACVRNGVRLVINAASSAIFGRVPASELPIREDHAIAPVSPYGISKAAGVHYLDWYGRQHGLAYTSMVFGNVYGPRQAGADCGVVSLMADALVRGRQVVIYDDGAQTRDFIHVSDVAEAVAVASHQPGAGMVNIASGRQTSINEVYAAVRDACGVEAAARYEPLPWPGEVRTMALDIRKARELLGWYPKVGLTEGVRMTVRDARRRHGGQVLSQARDLDPVAMTR from the coding sequence ATGGTCCTGCCCGACATCGCCGTCAGTCCCGAGCCGGCGGCAATCCCGGTGCCCCGGCGCGTACTGGTGATCGGCGGCGCCGGCTTCATCGGCAGCCACGTGGTCGCCCGGTTGATGCTGATGGGTAGCGAGGTTCGCGTCCTCGACAACTTCTCCACCGGGCGGCTGGAGAACCTCGCCGACGCCGCGTACGGCGGGCTGACCGAGGCCGACGTGGTGACCGGCGACATCCGCACTCCGGAAGGGCTGGAGATCGTGCACCAGTGGCAGCCTGAGGTGGTGGTGCACCTGGCCGCGCAGCCCAGCGTTCCGGCGGCCCGCCGCTCACCCCTGTACGACGCCGACGTGAACGTGTTCGGCACGGTCAACGTGCTCGACGCCTGCGTCCGCAACGGCGTACGGCTGGTGATCAACGCGGCCAGTAGCGCCATCTTCGGCCGGGTTCCCGCCAGCGAGTTGCCGATCCGAGAAGACCACGCGATCGCGCCGGTCAGCCCGTACGGAATCAGCAAGGCTGCCGGTGTGCACTACCTCGACTGGTACGGGCGGCAGCACGGCCTGGCGTACACCTCGATGGTCTTCGGCAATGTCTACGGCCCCCGGCAGGCGGGCGCCGACTGCGGCGTGGTGTCCCTCATGGCCGATGCCCTCGTCCGTGGTCGGCAGGTGGTGATCTACGACGACGGCGCGCAGACCCGGGACTTCATCCACGTCAGTGACGTGGCCGAGGCGGTGGCGGTCGCCTCCCACCAGCCGGGGGCGGGGATGGTCAACATCGCCTCGGGCCGGCAGACGAGCATCAACGAGGTGTACGCCGCCGTCCGGGACGCGTGCGGGGTCGAGGCCGCGGCCCGCTACGAGCCGCTCCCCTGGCCGGGGGAGGTGCGCACCATGGCGCTCGACATCCGCAAGGCACGTGAGCTGCTCGGGTGGTACCCGAAGGTCGGCCTCACCGAGGGCGTGCGGATGACGGTGCGTGACGCCCGCCGCCGCCATGGTGGCCAGGTCCTCAGCCAGGCGCGCGACCTCGACCCGGTGGCGATGACCCGGTAA
- the rfbD gene encoding dTDP-4-dehydrorhamnose reductase — METAARWLVTGAHGMLGRDMVDTLARHPGASVTSADHAMLDVTDPAAVARLVPGHDIVVNAAGLTNVDAAEDAEDDATAVNGTAVAHLARACADSGACLLHISTDYVFGGTARSPYREHDRPGPVNAYGRSKLAGEHALLRLLPEQGYIVRTAWLYGEHGRNFVATMLAQAAKSRVVWAVADHTGQPTWSRALARQLVQLGQAAHAGVAPPGIYHGTSAGHATWYDLTRALFDLAGLDPERVRPAPHTMFPRPAQRPAYGVLGHGRWRVAGVSPQAPWREQLGEALRTPAFAALAETARARSPHLETSGR; from the coding sequence ATGGAGACAGCAGCTCGTTGGTTGGTGACCGGAGCGCACGGCATGCTGGGTCGCGACATGGTCGACACGCTCGCCCGCCACCCCGGCGCGTCCGTGACCAGCGCTGACCATGCCATGCTCGACGTCACCGATCCGGCGGCGGTCGCGCGCCTCGTACCCGGCCACGACATCGTGGTCAACGCCGCCGGCTTGACCAATGTGGACGCCGCGGAGGACGCCGAGGACGACGCGACCGCCGTCAACGGCACGGCCGTGGCACACCTGGCCCGAGCCTGCGCGGACTCCGGCGCCTGCCTGCTGCACATCTCGACCGACTACGTCTTCGGCGGGACCGCCCGCAGCCCTTACCGGGAGCACGACCGCCCCGGCCCGGTGAACGCGTACGGCCGGAGCAAACTCGCCGGCGAACACGCGCTGCTGCGGCTCCTGCCCGAGCAGGGCTACATCGTCCGTACCGCGTGGCTGTACGGGGAGCACGGGCGCAACTTCGTCGCCACCATGCTCGCCCAGGCCGCGAAATCCCGCGTGGTGTGGGCGGTCGCGGACCACACCGGTCAGCCGACCTGGAGCCGGGCGCTGGCCCGGCAGTTGGTGCAGCTGGGCCAGGCAGCCCATGCCGGGGTGGCGCCGCCGGGGATCTATCACGGCACCAGCGCGGGTCACGCGACCTGGTACGACCTGACCCGGGCGCTGTTCGACCTGGCCGGACTGGACCCGGAGCGGGTACGGCCGGCGCCGCACACGATGTTCCCCCGCCCCGCGCAGCGTCCCGCCTACGGGGTGCTGGGGCACGGGCGGTGGCGGGTGGCGGGGGTGAGCCCGCAGGCGCCGTGGCGGGAGCAGCTCGGGGAGGCGTTGCGCACACCGGCGTTCGCCGCTCTCGCCGAGACCGCCCGCGCCCGCTCACCGCACCTCGAGACATCGGGGCGGTGA
- a CDS encoding discoidin domain-containing protein, whose protein sequence is MAVSRRRFVTSVMAGSALAAASSTELLTSLASPAHAASPPGDVVGKVTVGYQGWFSAPGDSAPIGGWWHWSRDRFQPPSPANTTIVSWPDMREYTRTYPTAYPNLGNGQPATLFSSYDQQTVDTHFRWMQEYGCDTAALQRFNPMGDEGPTRDAMTQKVRSAAERYNRKFYIMYDVTDWLTFQADIKTDWTTKMSAHTASSAYARQNGKPVVCIWGFGFSEPSRPFTPGPCLEVVNWFKAQGCYVIGGVPTWWRQGIEDSRPGFLDVYHAFHAISPWMVYRTNTLEGLDSYYQNVNIGDMADCAARGIDYLPCVMPGDLAGGHRRHGDFYWRHIYNMVRLGSQGLYVSMFDEYNEGNQIAKTSETQATTPAGANIRALDEDGVACSSDYYLRITADGGRMLKGQLVLTATRPTPPTVGTPPPTGGNLAAGKSTSASSQGGGFPASNAVDSTVGSYWESANGAFPQWWQVDLGASHQVDKLVLRLPTGWGARTQTITVQGSVDGGSFSTIAGASAFTFDPATGNTVTRTLPTTTARHVRLSISGNTGWAAAQLAQVEVYAATTTPDNPPTAPSGLTVTGRTSTSVSLSWTASTDDTGVTGYQVRQGGTVVATVTGTTATVSGLNPSTAYTFTVVARDAAGNTSGASSAVTVTTDAAANADLARGRPTSESSHVQSYGSGNVVDGDANSYWESANNAFPQWVQVDLGAARTVGRVVLKLPPSSAWGARTQTLSVQGSTDGSSFGTLVGSAGRVFNPASGNQVSLTFTAAQTRYVRITVTGNTGWPAGQLSTLEVYAS, encoded by the coding sequence ATGGCGGTCTCCCGCCGCAGGTTCGTCACGTCCGTGATGGCGGGGTCCGCCCTCGCCGCCGCCTCCAGCACCGAGCTGCTCACCAGCCTGGCCAGCCCCGCACACGCCGCCAGTCCTCCCGGGGACGTGGTCGGCAAGGTGACCGTCGGCTACCAGGGCTGGTTCAGCGCCCCCGGCGACTCCGCGCCGATCGGCGGCTGGTGGCACTGGAGCCGCGACCGGTTCCAGCCGCCATCGCCCGCCAACACCACGATCGTGTCCTGGCCGGACATGCGGGAGTACACCCGGACCTACCCCACCGCGTACCCCAACCTCGGCAACGGCCAGCCGGCCACCCTCTTCTCCTCCTACGACCAGCAGACGGTGGACACCCACTTCCGGTGGATGCAGGAGTACGGCTGTGACACCGCGGCCCTGCAACGGTTCAACCCGATGGGCGACGAGGGCCCGACCCGCGACGCGATGACGCAGAAGGTGCGTTCCGCCGCCGAACGCTACAACCGCAAGTTCTACATCATGTACGACGTCACCGACTGGTTGACGTTCCAGGCGGACATCAAGACCGACTGGACGACGAAGATGTCCGCGCACACCGCGTCCAGCGCGTACGCCAGGCAGAACGGCAAGCCGGTCGTCTGCATCTGGGGCTTCGGCTTCAGCGAGCCCAGCCGCCCCTTCACCCCGGGCCCGTGCCTGGAGGTCGTCAACTGGTTCAAGGCGCAGGGCTGCTACGTCATCGGTGGGGTGCCCACCTGGTGGCGGCAGGGCATCGAGGACTCCCGCCCCGGCTTCCTCGACGTCTACCACGCGTTCCACGCGATCTCGCCGTGGATGGTCTACCGGACCAACACCCTGGAGGGGCTCGACTCGTACTACCAGAACGTCAACATCGGCGACATGGCCGACTGCGCGGCACGGGGCATCGACTACCTGCCCTGCGTCATGCCCGGTGACCTGGCCGGAGGCCACCGCCGCCACGGCGACTTCTACTGGCGGCACATCTACAACATGGTCCGGCTCGGCTCCCAGGGCCTGTACGTGTCCATGTTCGACGAGTACAACGAGGGCAACCAGATCGCCAAGACGTCCGAGACCCAGGCCACCACCCCGGCCGGCGCGAACATCCGGGCCCTCGACGAGGACGGCGTCGCCTGCTCCTCCGACTACTACCTGCGCATCACGGCCGACGGTGGTCGGATGCTCAAGGGTCAGCTCGTGCTAACCGCGACCCGCCCCACCCCACCGACGGTCGGCACCCCACCCCCGACCGGCGGGAACCTGGCCGCCGGCAAGTCGACGTCGGCGAGCAGCCAGGGTGGCGGGTTCCCGGCGTCCAACGCGGTGGACTCCACCGTCGGCAGCTACTGGGAGAGCGCCAACGGCGCGTTCCCGCAGTGGTGGCAGGTCGACCTCGGCGCCAGCCACCAGGTCGACAAACTCGTGCTGCGCCTGCCCACCGGCTGGGGCGCGCGTACCCAGACCATCACCGTGCAGGGCAGCGTCGACGGCGGCTCCTTCAGCACCATCGCCGGGGCCTCCGCGTTCACCTTCGACCCGGCCACCGGCAACACCGTCACCCGCACGCTGCCGACCACCACGGCCCGGCACGTCCGCCTCAGCATCAGCGGCAACACCGGCTGGGCGGCCGCCCAACTCGCCCAGGTCGAGGTGTACGCCGCAACGACCACCCCGGACAACCCTCCGACCGCGCCGAGCGGCCTCACGGTGACCGGCAGGACGTCGACGAGCGTGTCGCTGTCGTGGACGGCCTCCACCGACGACACCGGGGTGACCGGCTACCAGGTGCGCCAGGGTGGCACCGTGGTCGCCACCGTCACCGGCACCACGGCGACGGTGAGCGGGCTCAACCCGTCCACCGCGTACACGTTCACGGTGGTGGCGCGCGACGCCGCCGGGAACACCTCCGGCGCGTCCTCGGCGGTCACCGTGACCACGGACGCGGCGGCCAACGCGGACCTCGCCCGGGGCCGACCCACGTCGGAGAGCAGCCACGTCCAGAGCTACGGGTCGGGCAACGTGGTGGACGGTGACGCGAACAGCTACTGGGAGAGCGCCAACAACGCGTTCCCGCAATGGGTGCAGGTCGACCTCGGTGCGGCGCGCACGGTCGGCCGGGTGGTGCTGAAGCTGCCACCGTCGTCGGCCTGGGGTGCCCGGACGCAGACCCTCTCCGTGCAGGGCAGCACCGACGGGTCGAGCTTCGGCACGCTCGTCGGGTCGGCGGGGCGGGTGTTCAACCCGGCCAGCGGTAACCAGGTGAGTCTCACCTTCACCGCCGCGCAGACCCGTTACGTGCGGATCACCGTCACCGGCAACACCGGCTGGCCCGCCGGTCAACTGTCGACCCTGGAGGTCTACGCGAGTTGA